The Triticum aestivum cultivar Chinese Spring chromosome 7B, IWGSC CS RefSeq v2.1, whole genome shotgun sequence genome window below encodes:
- the LOC123158699 gene encoding probable indole-3-pyruvate monooxygenase YUCCA10 yields MENVIVLIVGAGPAGLATAACLSQFSIPYVIVERESCSASLWRNRAYDRLKLHLAKEFCELPHMSYPLNAPTYIPKTLFVKYLDDCVERFNIQPKYLTSLESSTFDNEEKCWSIMAHDMAKSTIVGFTAKFLVVASGENSAENIPMIPGLQSFPGDVIHSSSYKSGKSYFGMNVLVVGSGNSGMEIAYDLVAHGANTSIIIRSPIHVMTKELIRLGMTLAHRLPLNLVDSLLVMAANLIFVDLSRYGIRRPKMGPMILKSETGRSAVIDVGTVGLIKKGIIKVQGSISKIMGDIVEFQCSKKISFDAIVFATGYKSTANIWLKNGENMLNGNGLPIKEYLNHWKGENGLYCVGLGRRGFAGIAADAKNIASDIKSVIGTMSG; encoded by the exons ATGGAGAATGTTATAGTGTTGATTGTTGGCGCTGGGCCAGCAGGCCTTGCAACAGCAGCATGCCTTAGCCAATTCTCAATTCCCTATGTCATTGTCGAGCGTGAAAGTTGTAGCGCGTCGCTTTGGCGCAACCGCGCCTACGATCGCCTCAAGCTACATCTTGCAAAGGAGTTCTGTGAGTTGCCACACATGTCATACCCACTAAATGCGCCAACATACATACCAAAAACCTTATTTGTGAAGTACTTGGATGATTGTGTTGAGCGTTTCAACATTCAACCCAAGTATCTCACTAGTTTGGAGTCATCCACATTTGACAATGAAGAAAAATGTTGGTCCATCATGGCACATGACATGGCAAAAAGCACAATAGTCGGGTTCACAGCAAAGTTTCTTGTTGTGGCAAGTGGTGAGAATAGTGCAGAGAATATTCCCATGATCCCCGGACTGCAAAGTTTCCCGGGTGATGTCATCCACTCCTCAAGCTACAAGTCAGGAAAGAGCTACTTTGGCATGAATGTATTGGTCGTTGGATCTGGCAACTCTGGAATGGAAATTGCTTATGACCTTGTGGCTCATGGTGCCAATACTTCAATCATTATACGAAGCCCG ATTCATGTAATGACAAAGGAATTAATCCGGTTGGGGATGACACTTGCTCATCGTCTTCCACTGAATCTAGTGGATAGTCTCCTTGTGATGGCGGCGAATTTAATATTTGTAGACCTATCGAGGTATGGCATCAGAAGGCCAAAAATGGGTCCAATGATTCTTAAGTCAGAAACCGGCCGATCCGCTGTTATTGATGTTGGCACTGTTGGGTTAATCAAAAAAGGTATTATCAAA GTACAAGGGAGCATTAGTAAGATCATGGGCGATATAGTTGAATTTCAGTGCAGTAAAAAGATATCATTTGATGCGATTGTGTTTGCAACTGGATATAAAAGCACGGCAAATATATGGCTCAAG AATGGTGAGAACATGTTAAATGGCAATGGGTTGCCCATCAAAGAATATCTGAATCATTGGAAAGGTGAAAATGGGCTCTACTGTGTTGGGTTAGGAAGGAGAGGATTTGCTGGTATTGCAGCAGATGCCAAGAATATCGCCAGTGACATCAAATCAGTGATAGGCACTATGTCCGGCTAA
- the LOC123160106 gene encoding uncharacterized protein: MLNYFRIGQRCNVYIHDRRFFSTELIKDPWTQEVTTWTYRQAMSGEVSYQNFLLLILDVSEHAPKHVQFIRPRTATAMTQRVTRHARRVYFGGLTPIANEQTVALLFNQVTAAIGGNAFGLGGIII; encoded by the exons ATG CTTAATTATTTCCGGATAGGACAGAGGTGCAATGTTTACATCCATGACAGAAGGTTCTTTAGCACTGAACTCATCAAAGATCCTTGGACTCAAGAG GTCACTACCTGGACGTATAGGCAAGCAATGTCGGGAGAG GTCAGCTACCAGAACTTCTTGCTGCTTATCCTGGATGTTTCCGAACATGCTCCCAAACATGTTCAATTTATCCGCCCTAGGACAG CCACTGCCATGACACAGCGG GTTACTCGGCATGCTCGGCGTGTTTACTTTGGTGGACTTACTCCGATCGCTAATGAACAG ACAGTTGCTCTATTATTCAATCAAGTTACGGCTGCTATCGGGGGAAATGCATTTGGTCTAG GTGGCATAATCATCTGA